The proteins below are encoded in one region of Bremerella sp. P1:
- a CDS encoding HTTM domain-containing protein has product MHEEKEVQQSTDFGSQFSIFAFLMACGILFHQSILSDWNPFSHHMVASLTAIIVLTRPKSLVAFLVMVGAHLASVLIDLPYVVNHWIFVGVMDIAILLTALGLWLQHRCSRLTGGELLQVLAPVIRWSVIVMYTFAALAKLNSDFFKPELSAAVSLYSGLSEKLGGILPQEMWAFYLVIWGTAALECSLPILLTVRKTRWLGITLAFSFHFAMGVSGFIPFSGFAVAFLFLFLPEDVPARFTELRVSMPWLDKACSAIARVFRNPATPITLCLVWFLIACTRSYAWLPPAQVRMAVIRVGQLLFALYYGGVAFFVWKMYGRTLFDPSDKPQPASLKLASVGLAIVPLVVILNALCPYIGLKTESSFTMYSNLQTEGNQWNHLLMPKAMKVFHWQDDLVSIIDSSYPPFQHAAKEDIRLTWFEFQRQASEADSIAVTYRRGDAVYEVSDSKSDPVLSHPPEAYWGKWMWFREVPLPEKNTIRH; this is encoded by the coding sequence ATGCACGAAGAAAAAGAAGTCCAACAGTCGACTGATTTTGGCAGTCAGTTCTCGATCTTTGCCTTCCTAATGGCATGTGGCATTTTGTTCCACCAGTCGATTCTTTCCGATTGGAATCCATTCTCTCACCATATGGTGGCGTCACTGACGGCCATCATCGTGCTCACGCGTCCAAAATCGCTTGTAGCCTTTCTTGTCATGGTTGGCGCACACCTAGCCAGTGTGCTGATTGACCTGCCTTATGTCGTCAATCATTGGATTTTCGTCGGTGTCATGGACATCGCGATTCTGCTCACCGCACTGGGGCTTTGGCTTCAGCATCGATGTTCACGGTTGACTGGAGGAGAACTACTTCAAGTTCTGGCACCGGTCATTCGCTGGTCCGTGATCGTTATGTATACGTTTGCCGCCTTGGCAAAGTTGAACTCTGACTTCTTCAAGCCGGAACTCAGTGCCGCCGTCTCATTGTACAGTGGCCTTTCCGAAAAGCTGGGCGGTATCCTGCCTCAGGAGATGTGGGCTTTCTATCTGGTCATCTGGGGAACAGCGGCTCTGGAGTGCTCGTTGCCGATTCTGCTTACCGTGAGGAAGACGCGCTGGTTGGGCATTACGCTGGCATTCTCGTTTCACTTTGCCATGGGAGTGTCAGGCTTCATCCCGTTTTCCGGCTTCGCAGTTGCTTTTCTTTTTCTGTTCCTGCCGGAAGATGTGCCTGCCCGCTTTACGGAACTTCGAGTCAGCATGCCTTGGCTGGATAAAGCATGCTCGGCGATTGCAAGAGTCTTTCGAAATCCCGCGACTCCGATCACATTGTGCCTGGTGTGGTTTTTGATCGCTTGTACACGATCCTACGCATGGCTCCCACCGGCTCAGGTTCGCATGGCGGTCATTCGCGTCGGCCAATTGCTATTCGCGTTGTATTATGGAGGGGTGGCGTTTTTTGTATGGAAAATGTACGGCCGCACACTCTTTGACCCAAGTGATAAGCCACAACCTGCGTCACTTAAGCTGGCCAGTGTCGGCCTGGCAATCGTTCCGCTGGTCGTCATCCTCAATGCACTATGCCCTTACATCGGATTGAAAACCGAGAGTTCGTTCACGATGTACAGTAACCTTCAAACGGAAGGGAATCAGTGGAACCACCTGTTGATGCCCAAAGCAATGAAGGTCTTCCACTGGCAGGATGACCTGGTGAGCATCATTGACTCATCCTACCCGCCGTTTCAGCATGCCGCGAAGGAAGACATTCGCTTGACCTGGTTCGAGTTCCAACGCCAGGCCAGCGAGGCTGACAGCATTGCAGTGACTTACCGCCGTGGTGATGCAGTCTATGAAGTTTCTGATTCCAAGAGTGACCCGGTTCTGTCGCATCCGCCGGAGGCCTATTGGGGCAAGTGGATGTGGTTCCGTGAAGTTCCGCTTCCAGAGAAGAACACCATTCGGCACTAA
- a CDS encoding NAD(P)-dependent oxidoreductase, which yields MAKTPLETIGILAPGEMGSALADVFRQNGCRVVTSVEKRSDRTKQIAELAQIELLPSLQEVVRQSSILISTTPPQCAVELAQEVTEMASDDGKLYIDANSIAPRTTQHIQGLVNSAGMTMVDMAIRGLAGKLVERGAIYLSGEDVQRVVPLLRPIETENLGAEVGSASLLKMLMGGLSKGIATLVMELGVGADRAGILDRFLQGLGRYYPDVLSAMDSVLPTYPLHAGRRAHELEEVTACLADCGIESQVVAGGRQLLRSCAQTNLEKSSSTLKTAPVQEIIRALSHQSSFLSTSTGQHFVDSI from the coding sequence GTGGCAAAGACACCTTTAGAAACGATCGGAATTCTGGCGCCCGGTGAGATGGGATCTGCCTTGGCGGACGTGTTTCGTCAAAACGGTTGTCGGGTCGTTACCTCGGTGGAGAAACGAAGCGATCGCACAAAGCAAATCGCCGAACTTGCGCAGATCGAATTACTGCCGAGCTTGCAAGAAGTTGTTCGCCAGTCGTCTATCCTGATTTCGACAACACCACCACAATGTGCGGTCGAACTAGCCCAAGAAGTCACTGAGATGGCTTCCGATGATGGCAAACTTTATATCGACGCAAATTCCATCGCTCCTCGAACGACACAACATATTCAAGGACTTGTGAACTCAGCTGGCATGACGATGGTCGACATGGCGATTCGAGGGCTCGCTGGCAAGTTGGTCGAACGGGGTGCGATTTACCTAAGTGGCGAAGACGTGCAGCGAGTGGTACCACTGCTTCGCCCGATTGAAACAGAAAACCTGGGGGCTGAGGTAGGCTCCGCATCGCTATTAAAGATGCTGATGGGCGGCCTATCCAAGGGAATTGCTACGCTGGTAATGGAACTAGGCGTGGGCGCCGATCGAGCAGGTATTCTCGATCGCTTTCTCCAAGGCCTGGGTCGGTATTATCCCGACGTGTTGTCGGCTATGGATTCGGTTCTACCTACCTATCCACTACACGCTGGGCGGCGAGCCCACGAGTTGGAAGAAGTAACGGCATGTTTGGCTGACTGTGGTATCGAAAGCCAAGTCGTCGCCGGAGGTCGTCAGCTACTTCGCAGTTGTGCCCAAACCAATCTTGAGAAATCAAGCAGTACGCTCAAGACCGCTCCCGTTCAAGAAATCATCCGCGCCTTGTCTCATCAGTCATCGTTCCTATCGACATCTACAGGGCAACACTTTGTAGATTCGATCTAG
- a CDS encoding carboxylate--amine ligase — protein MSAIPPTLSKRIEPSENTCSTTAKPPAIVIGGGANALSIARSLGRTGIQVWALNYDNSPVRYSRFSRWLSLDGKSQGKSAWGDFLLGSASDDLEGAVLIPASDDALELLIEHYDKLKRKFRLDLFVPDAQASMLNKLETYQAAKRVGVPTPKFWLVDSKSSVMSVRDELVFPLLVKPLYSHRFVATFGVKFLVAETFEELISAWEKIDEDHEVMLVEKIPGPDSQLCSYYTYIDEDGEHLFQFTKRIIRRFPPEMGVACRHVTDHIPELVEPATKLFAEVGLRGLANVEFKLDPRDGVLKLIECNARITAANILLDRCGYDLAYFLYQRVCEGDLPEFGDYPDNAYLWNPVDDLRAFLQLRRRGELSFRDWIKSISKTNVTLQIFQWSDPLPSWMDNWHRLCRALKRK, from the coding sequence ATGTCTGCGATTCCTCCCACACTTAGCAAACGCATCGAGCCAAGCGAAAACACTTGCTCCACAACGGCTAAGCCTCCGGCGATCGTGATTGGTGGCGGAGCGAATGCCCTATCCATTGCACGAAGCTTGGGCCGCACGGGCATCCAGGTGTGGGCGCTCAACTACGACAATTCTCCCGTTCGATACTCTCGTTTCTCCCGCTGGCTGAGCCTGGACGGAAAGTCGCAGGGCAAATCAGCGTGGGGAGACTTTTTGCTGGGTTCCGCTTCGGATGACTTGGAAGGAGCCGTTCTTATTCCGGCAAGTGACGATGCGTTGGAACTGCTGATCGAGCACTATGATAAGCTCAAACGGAAATTCCGTCTCGATCTCTTCGTGCCGGATGCCCAGGCATCGATGCTCAACAAGTTGGAGACATATCAAGCAGCGAAGCGCGTCGGCGTTCCGACTCCCAAGTTCTGGCTGGTCGACTCGAAATCATCGGTGATGAGTGTTCGTGACGAACTAGTCTTTCCACTGCTTGTTAAGCCACTCTATTCGCATCGCTTCGTGGCTACGTTCGGTGTGAAATTCCTCGTCGCTGAGACGTTTGAAGAGTTGATCTCGGCATGGGAAAAGATCGACGAAGATCACGAGGTAATGCTCGTAGAAAAGATCCCGGGACCCGACAGCCAGCTTTGCAGCTATTACACCTACATTGACGAAGATGGCGAGCATCTATTCCAGTTCACCAAGCGCATCATCCGCCGTTTTCCCCCAGAGATGGGCGTCGCTTGTCGTCATGTCACCGATCACATTCCGGAACTGGTAGAACCTGCCACCAAGCTCTTCGCCGAAGTCGGCTTGCGCGGACTGGCGAACGTCGAGTTCAAGCTTGATCCTCGGGATGGCGTTTTGAAGCTCATTGAATGTAATGCGCGAATTACCGCGGCGAACATTCTGTTGGATCGCTGCGGGTACGACCTGGCGTATTTTCTCTATCAGCGCGTTTGTGAGGGCGATCTTCCCGAGTTTGGTGACTATCCCGATAACGCCTACCTTTGGAATCCGGTTGATGATCTACGGGCCTTTCTGCAACTAAGAAGGCGCGGCGAATTGAGTTTTCGCGACTGGATTAAAAGTATCAGCAAAACAAATGTAACCCTTCAAATCTTCCAATGGAGTGACCCGCTGCCATCCTGGATGGATAATTGGCATCGACTTTGTCGGGCTTTGAAGCGCAAATAA
- a CDS encoding GNAT family N-acetyltransferase, with the protein MRPIVLRPNQLTTDQLLAWKTVVAENSSLQSPFYQPEYTQAVGQVRDDVRVAVVEEDNQPVAFFPFQRGSTGLGLPVGGKLNDFQGLIGTLPGSLTTQALLKECGLFSWAFDHLPETQLDLVPSGAGSSASPYIDFSNGWKAYQDDRAQAHSSIIRETRRKERKLARDVGDIRFVFHSEDDYVFNTLLDWKSAQRKSTKTFDVLQMDWARRVLEILRPMQTEHFRGCLSALYAGDHLVAAHFGLISNQVMHLWFPAYNVDFSAYSPGVCLMLNMLEQADTRGISRFDLGKGDERFKQRLSNGTTNVCHGAIASNAWAKYCNRVCGMARTQARQLPFRGLLRKSKRWLDTWLYR; encoded by the coding sequence GTGCGCCCCATCGTCCTGAGACCAAATCAACTGACAACCGATCAGCTTTTGGCATGGAAGACGGTCGTCGCTGAGAACAGTTCGCTTCAATCTCCGTTTTATCAGCCCGAGTACACCCAGGCTGTCGGACAGGTACGCGATGATGTTCGCGTCGCCGTCGTTGAAGAAGACAACCAGCCGGTTGCCTTCTTTCCCTTTCAGCGTGGTAGCACGGGACTCGGATTGCCGGTCGGTGGCAAACTCAATGACTTTCAAGGTCTCATCGGGACACTCCCTGGGTCCCTCACCACTCAAGCACTCTTGAAGGAGTGTGGTCTATTCAGCTGGGCTTTCGATCACTTACCGGAGACACAGTTAGATCTTGTGCCCTCAGGTGCCGGGAGTTCTGCCTCGCCGTATATCGACTTCTCGAACGGCTGGAAGGCGTATCAAGACGATCGTGCCCAGGCTCACTCCTCTATCATCCGAGAAACCAGGCGAAAAGAACGCAAGTTGGCTCGCGATGTGGGTGATATCCGGTTTGTGTTCCACTCGGAAGATGACTACGTATTCAATACGCTACTTGACTGGAAGTCGGCCCAACGCAAAAGCACAAAGACGTTCGACGTTTTACAGATGGACTGGGCACGACGTGTCCTCGAGATTCTGCGGCCTATGCAGACCGAGCATTTTCGGGGTTGTCTGTCAGCACTTTACGCTGGCGACCACTTGGTTGCAGCACATTTTGGGCTTATCTCTAACCAGGTAATGCACCTCTGGTTCCCTGCCTACAACGTCGACTTTTCCGCCTATTCTCCAGGCGTATGCCTAATGTTGAACATGTTGGAACAGGCCGATACGCGTGGTATCAGCCGGTTTGATTTAGGAAAAGGTGACGAACGCTTTAAACAGCGCCTATCCAATGGCACAACGAACGTTTGTCATGGCGCTATTGCCTCGAATGCGTGGGCGAAATACTGCAATCGCGTATGCGGTATGGCCCGGACTCAAGCCAGGCAGTTGCCATTTCGCGGGCTGCTGAGGAAGTCCAAACGTTGGCTCGACACTTGGCTCTATCGATAA
- a CDS encoding polysaccharide deacetylase family protein: protein MITYHRVDRPSENPHLYPGVHSATPEQFAAQLDQLQMCSNIVSLDDVLDAIEGRRRLPAKSVLITFDDAYQNFETAWQYLKSRGLPVVLFVPTSFPDHPENKFWWDRVHWAISSSPKTQITLDGQTLPLDGLQQKSQAARMIAAKVKQLPHRDAMPWIDTLCEELQEDAKPNEVLSWERLRELAEEGVTMGAHTHTHPLMNQIDLDEAREEAIRSRDELQKRLGKEIHSFCYPAGGVSDEVAAMLKDIGYTAAFTTKRGVNDLDACDAMRLNRINVGGRTSTNVMRMQFLSYARSLKPARQPA, encoded by the coding sequence GTGATTACCTATCATCGCGTCGATCGTCCCAGCGAGAACCCGCACCTATACCCAGGCGTACACAGTGCTACGCCGGAACAATTCGCCGCTCAGCTTGATCAGCTGCAAATGTGCTCGAATATCGTTTCGCTCGACGACGTGCTAGACGCCATCGAAGGTCGTCGTCGATTGCCTGCTAAATCGGTATTGATAACCTTCGACGATGCTTACCAAAACTTTGAAACGGCTTGGCAATACCTTAAATCACGCGGCCTTCCTGTCGTTCTTTTCGTACCGACTTCGTTCCCTGATCACCCGGAAAACAAGTTTTGGTGGGATCGCGTTCATTGGGCGATTTCTTCCTCCCCCAAGACCCAAATCACTCTCGACGGTCAAACTTTACCTTTGGATGGTCTCCAGCAGAAGAGCCAAGCCGCTCGCATGATTGCCGCCAAGGTCAAACAACTGCCACATCGAGATGCCATGCCATGGATCGATACCCTTTGCGAAGAGCTTCAGGAGGATGCTAAGCCCAACGAAGTCCTCTCATGGGAACGACTACGAGAGTTGGCGGAGGAAGGCGTTACCATGGGGGCTCATACGCACACGCATCCGCTTATGAACCAAATTGATTTGGACGAAGCCCGCGAAGAGGCCATTCGATCACGAGACGAACTGCAAAAGCGCCTAGGGAAGGAGATCCATTCTTTCTGCTATCCGGCTGGGGGCGTCAGCGATGAGGTTGCCGCGATGTTGAAGGACATCGGCTATACGGCTGCCTTCACAACCAAGCGGGGCGTGAACGACTTGGACGCTTGCGATGCGATGCGATTAAACCGCATCAATGTCGGGGGCCGCACGTCGACGAACGTCATGCGGATGCAATTTCTGTCGTATGCCAGAAGCTTGAAGCCAGCCCGTCAGCCCGCCTAG
- a CDS encoding O-antigen ligase family protein — MEASSNKPDIQQIAFLWGSWFAITCLWILAAFYVLSGASPIWLGIVVLPVVLVAGYLKPHLATFACVFLIYSNLPVVAAQFHGLPYAVVALTPAMLLLPLGYFLWVREEGIIFPWEGMLVVGMVAVQAFGVMFSRDPDESFSELVRAIFEGLGLFFLVINAVRTPEILRGSLWAILATGAFMGAVTGHQYLTNNYQSDYGGLAQADQLGFGEVNERGVTITRARSAGPIGEKNRYAQNMLMLLPIGICLALSERKHWLKYLAWIATGLTVVGWAVTFSRGSVIGLAGAIVIAVFLGYLKPRVLGVMGITAVLFVAIMPAYRERITSLMAATQLISSTQGSEEVDGSLRSRATIMMAAANVIAENPILGVGQGMFPSYAREYGKKSGYSVLQGNWEAHNLYLGIGADSGLLGLSCFLAALGVVIVRLHRIRRQYLDSNPAIALTATALVFTLLIYLMSGMFLHFSYIRYFWLMFAIASATATIFGPKATSILGKQGSQNYSDPIHKFTNQNE; from the coding sequence ATGGAAGCAAGCTCAAACAAGCCCGATATCCAGCAAATTGCCTTTCTCTGGGGCAGTTGGTTCGCCATTACTTGCCTCTGGATACTTGCTGCGTTCTACGTCCTTTCTGGGGCAAGTCCTATTTGGCTTGGAATTGTTGTTCTTCCCGTTGTGCTGGTTGCTGGCTACCTGAAGCCCCACCTGGCGACTTTCGCTTGTGTCTTTCTGATCTACTCAAATCTGCCAGTCGTCGCGGCACAGTTCCACGGCTTGCCGTACGCTGTGGTGGCTTTGACACCCGCGATGTTGCTGCTTCCTTTGGGCTACTTTTTATGGGTTCGGGAAGAAGGCATCATTTTTCCCTGGGAAGGGATGCTCGTGGTGGGCATGGTGGCCGTTCAAGCATTCGGCGTGATGTTCTCACGCGATCCGGATGAGTCGTTCTCGGAACTTGTTCGCGCAATCTTCGAGGGACTCGGCTTGTTCTTTCTCGTGATCAATGCGGTTCGGACGCCAGAGATTCTTCGTGGTTCGCTCTGGGCCATATTGGCAACTGGGGCATTCATGGGGGCGGTGACAGGCCATCAATACCTCACCAACAATTATCAAAGCGATTACGGTGGATTAGCTCAGGCAGACCAACTTGGGTTTGGCGAGGTTAACGAACGTGGTGTCACAATCACACGCGCTCGATCCGCAGGGCCCATTGGCGAAAAGAATCGGTATGCCCAGAACATGTTGATGCTTTTGCCGATTGGTATTTGCTTGGCCCTGTCGGAGCGGAAGCATTGGCTCAAGTACCTGGCCTGGATTGCAACAGGTCTGACCGTCGTTGGGTGGGCCGTGACCTTCTCGCGAGGCTCCGTGATCGGCCTGGCAGGCGCAATTGTGATCGCTGTGTTTCTCGGTTATCTGAAGCCGAGAGTGCTCGGGGTGATGGGAATCACGGCGGTGCTGTTTGTAGCGATTATGCCTGCCTATCGAGAACGTATCACCTCACTCATGGCTGCGACTCAGTTGATTTCATCGACCCAGGGCAGCGAGGAAGTGGATGGTTCGTTGCGAAGCCGAGCAACCATCATGATGGCGGCTGCGAACGTGATTGCCGAAAATCCAATCCTTGGTGTCGGTCAGGGCATGTTCCCCTCGTACGCCCGCGAATACGGCAAGAAGAGCGGATACAGCGTGCTGCAAGGCAATTGGGAAGCGCACAATCTCTACCTTGGAATCGGGGCCGACAGCGGCCTCTTAGGGCTCAGCTGCTTTCTCGCAGCCCTTGGCGTCGTCATTGTGCGACTCCATCGCATTCGCCGACAGTACTTGGATAGCAATCCAGCCATCGCGCTGACGGCGACTGCCCTGGTCTTCACGCTCTTGATCTACCTGATGTCAGGCATGTTCCTGCATTTTTCCTACATTCGTTACTTCTGGCTTATGTTCGCTATCGCCAGTGCAACCGCGACCATTTTCGGGCCGAAAGCAACTTCGATTTTGGGGAAACAAGGCTCTCAGAATTATTCTGATCCCATCCACAAATTCACGAATCAGAATGAATAA
- a CDS encoding GumC family protein, protein MFQAHSEDNTAAPDQIRVSTFLRKWYYFAITIPVCLGLGAAHYFLVTPTYVVTARILIQERGKPLTPHDENALVQSFLPTHAEILSSPSVISRAVPKIPSAKVDSPDKSPIDKVLKRLEVRPLAGTNVLSVTYTDEDPQWAIDGLSEVIESYRDYLSEREQSGHQQTIVLLDKRAEKLRHEIADLQVEYQEVRSQSPLLGTDVDAASVQRNKLMRVGEELVRTQSQRIALENKLETLLAMQADPAQKNMHLVAKPAIPNEFDQQRKVVELLSRLNSEGLLAGSHLQTDLDTLLSSEVEYSELRKSYGEKHPSVLAVAERIETLEKRLNEVAASAQTIVRQETEALRRRETRLASLYQDEFTEAKKIDEYLVKQQQKLDEIDLVKSAHDTIVVQLNELRVADQAVTEGRSSVVVSVLDGPILTDELLWPQPKPLFGICVLAGLASGFCLVFASEKFKQYKQQPVDPSRASRQLPLEFGRTA, encoded by the coding sequence ATGTTCCAAGCTCACTCGGAAGACAACACGGCCGCCCCAGATCAGATTCGCGTATCCACGTTCTTGCGGAAGTGGTACTACTTCGCGATCACGATTCCAGTGTGTCTCGGTCTCGGCGCCGCTCACTACTTCCTGGTGACACCCACCTACGTTGTTACGGCACGCATCCTCATCCAAGAGCGTGGTAAACCACTTACACCTCATGATGAAAATGCGCTAGTTCAGAGCTTTCTGCCTACCCACGCTGAGATTCTCAGCAGCCCTTCAGTGATTAGCCGTGCTGTTCCGAAGATTCCAAGTGCGAAGGTTGATTCACCAGACAAGTCTCCGATTGATAAAGTCTTGAAACGACTTGAAGTTCGACCTCTCGCCGGAACAAACGTGCTCAGCGTCACGTACACCGACGAGGATCCGCAGTGGGCAATCGACGGTCTCTCCGAGGTTATCGAATCGTATCGCGACTATCTTTCCGAGCGAGAGCAGTCAGGCCATCAACAGACGATCGTGCTGCTCGATAAGCGAGCCGAGAAACTGCGGCACGAGATCGCAGATCTCCAAGTGGAGTATCAAGAGGTACGTAGCCAAAGCCCTCTGCTGGGGACTGACGTTGATGCGGCTTCGGTGCAAAGAAACAAGCTAATGCGTGTGGGAGAAGAACTGGTTCGCACGCAATCCCAGCGTATTGCGTTAGAGAATAAGCTGGAAACTTTATTGGCCATGCAGGCTGATCCAGCACAGAAGAACATGCACTTGGTTGCCAAGCCGGCGATTCCTAACGAATTCGATCAACAAAGAAAAGTGGTTGAACTTCTTTCGCGTTTGAACTCCGAAGGCCTATTGGCGGGTTCTCATCTTCAAACGGACCTGGACACGCTTCTCTCATCGGAAGTGGAATATTCGGAACTACGCAAGAGCTACGGGGAAAAGCATCCAAGTGTGCTCGCTGTCGCAGAGCGTATCGAAACGCTGGAAAAGCGACTGAACGAAGTCGCGGCCTCGGCTCAGACAATAGTTCGGCAGGAGACCGAAGCACTACGGCGACGTGAGACGCGATTGGCGTCTCTTTATCAGGACGAGTTCACCGAAGCCAAGAAGATCGACGAATACCTGGTAAAACAGCAGCAAAAGCTGGATGAGATCGACCTGGTCAAGTCGGCACACGATACGATCGTCGTGCAGCTCAATGAACTTCGCGTTGCCGATCAGGCAGTGACCGAAGGCAGGTCAAGTGTGGTGGTAAGTGTCTTGGATGGCCCTATTCTTACGGATGAATTGCTCTGGCCTCAGCCCAAACCATTGTTCGGTATTTGCGTACTTGCTGGATTGGCAAGCGGGTTTTGCCTGGTGTTCGCCTCGGAAAAGTTCAAGCAATACAAACAACAACCGGTCGACCCCTCCCGTGCTTCACGACAGTTGCCGCTTGAATTCGGTCGCACTGCCTAG
- a CDS encoding glycosyltransferase family 2 protein codes for MRPSTSRMLAIPWFVNSLDRIFLTFVHPPCDILMTLLCVTFWLTLLLVVYAYVGFPVLLMVRGLLARPIRKSPATPNVTLVIIAHNEEDVIADKLQNAITQDYPGEKLEILVGSDGSDDRTNEIVQGFKHAGVRLIACERQGKIGTLNETVAHAQGEILVFSDANSMYDSKSLQAIASCFSDPKVGGVAGDQVYTTDKGNAGSLGERLFWNFDRFLKQMQSRSGSVTSSTGAIHAVRRDLFEPVPSGVCDDFLISTRVIAKGYRLVFEPNAIAYEEVAASDKAEFRRKSRIIARGIRGLWVMKTLLNPLAYGFYSFQLASHKLLRWSVIFLLPVILLLNVACVGEGLVYQVLLGLQLAFYALAFVGILLRNTPIFRNKLAKIMAVPYFFCMANFSALSGWYQFFVGRRVDIWNSHRAV; via the coding sequence ATGCGTCCTTCTACTTCTAGAATGCTTGCCATCCCATGGTTTGTGAATAGTCTAGACAGGATATTTCTTACATTTGTACACCCACCATGTGACATACTCATGACACTTCTGTGCGTAACTTTCTGGCTGACCCTGCTACTGGTTGTCTACGCATATGTGGGGTTTCCGGTCCTGCTCATGGTGCGGGGATTGTTGGCCCGACCAATTCGGAAATCACCGGCAACTCCGAACGTGACGCTGGTGATCATTGCGCACAATGAAGAGGACGTAATTGCGGACAAACTGCAAAACGCCATCACGCAGGACTACCCTGGCGAGAAGTTGGAAATCCTTGTCGGGTCAGATGGTTCGGACGATCGAACCAATGAAATTGTCCAAGGTTTCAAACACGCTGGAGTGCGCCTTATCGCATGCGAGCGGCAAGGCAAGATTGGCACATTAAACGAAACCGTCGCGCATGCCCAAGGAGAGATCTTAGTTTTCTCCGACGCGAACAGTATGTATGACTCGAAGTCACTACAGGCCATCGCTTCGTGTTTTTCCGATCCAAAAGTAGGCGGCGTCGCTGGCGATCAGGTATACACGACCGATAAAGGAAACGCAGGAAGTCTCGGAGAACGACTCTTTTGGAACTTTGACCGTTTCCTGAAACAAATGCAATCACGGTCCGGCAGCGTCACTTCTTCAACTGGCGCCATTCATGCTGTGCGGCGTGATCTGTTCGAGCCGGTACCCTCAGGTGTTTGCGACGACTTCCTGATTTCAACCAGGGTGATCGCTAAGGGATATCGCTTGGTATTTGAGCCAAATGCAATTGCCTACGAAGAGGTCGCCGCATCAGACAAGGCAGAGTTTCGCCGTAAATCTCGCATCATTGCACGCGGTATTCGCGGGCTTTGGGTGATGAAGACCCTTCTAAATCCCTTGGCCTACGGGTTCTATTCCTTCCAATTGGCGTCGCACAAATTGCTTCGCTGGAGCGTGATCTTCCTGCTCCCGGTAATCCTTCTCTTAAACGTTGCCTGCGTCGGCGAAGGCTTAGTTTACCAAGTGCTACTTGGTCTACAGTTGGCCTTTTACGCACTAGCGTTTGTCGGCATTTTACTGAGAAACACCCCGATCTTCCGCAACAAACTTGCGAAGATCATGGCCGTGCCATACTTCTTCTGTATGGCCAACTTCTCTGCCCTCAGCGGTTGGTATCAATTCTTCGTCGGCCGCCGGGTCGATATCTGGAATTCCCACCGAGCCGTGTAA